In one window of Pleomorphomonas sp. T1.2MG-36 DNA:
- a CDS encoding YbaB/EbfC family nucleoid-associated protein, with protein MFGDIGKMMKEAQALQARMAEAQEEIARTEATGTSGGGLVSVTVTGKGEMKGLRIDPSLLKPEDAEIVEDLIVAAFADAKAHVDSVVAERMQAVTGKLPLPPGFKLPF; from the coding sequence ATGTTCGGCGACATCGGCAAGATGATGAAGGAAGCTCAGGCGCTTCAGGCCCGCATGGCCGAAGCGCAGGAGGAAATCGCAAGGACCGAGGCAACCGGTACCTCCGGCGGCGGCCTCGTTTCTGTCACCGTCACCGGCAAGGGCGAGATGAAGGGACTTCGGATCGATCCTTCCCTTCTGAAGCCGGAAGATGCCGAGATCGTCGAAGACTTGATCGTTGCCGCCTTTGCCGATGCAAAGGCGCATGTCGACTCCGTTGTTGCCGAGCGCATGCAGGCGGTCACCGGCAAGCTGCCGCTGCCCCCGGGTTTCAAGCTGCCGTTCTGA
- the recR gene encoding recombination mediator RecR, translating to MARRVTGPEIERLIQLLARLPGLGPRSARRAALQLVKKRDQLLSPLTDAMRIVHDRVRVCSVCGNVDTADPCTVCTDPTRDGSVIVVVEDVADLWALERAGAVNARYHVLGGVLSPLSGIGPDDLDIAGLVDRASDPAVKEVILAVNATVDGQTTAHYVTDRLDGLGVKVTRLAHGVPVGGELDYLDEGTLTAAIRSRTPF from the coding sequence TTGGCCCGACGCGTGACAGGTCCGGAAATCGAGCGGCTGATTCAGCTTCTTGCCCGTCTGCCCGGTCTCGGACCGCGTTCGGCCCGTCGTGCGGCGTTGCAGTTGGTCAAGAAGCGCGACCAGCTGCTCTCTCCGCTGACCGATGCCATGCGGATCGTCCATGACCGTGTGCGGGTCTGTTCGGTGTGCGGCAACGTGGATACCGCCGATCCCTGCACGGTCTGTACCGATCCGACGCGCGACGGGTCGGTGATCGTCGTGGTGGAGGACGTTGCCGATCTCTGGGCTCTGGAACGCGCCGGTGCCGTCAACGCCCGCTATCACGTGCTTGGGGGCGTGCTGTCGCCGCTGTCTGGCATCGGGCCTGACGATCTCGATATCGCCGGCCTCGTCGACCGGGCGTCCGATCCGGCGGTCAAGGAAGTGATTCTCGCCGTCAATGCCACCGTCGACGGCCAGACGACCGCCCACTACGTGACGGATCGACTCGACGGTCTCGGCGTCAAGGTGACGCGCCTCGCCCACGGCGTGCCGGTGGGCGGAGAGCTCGACTATCTGGACGAGGGTACGCTGACGGCGGCCATACGCTCGCGCACGCCATTCTGA
- the rnk gene encoding nucleoside diphosphate kinase regulator encodes MTTATRRRRLPAITLARSDHERLANLADALADRDPAAADQLAAELERARVVADDRLAQGTVRMGAAVRFSLDGAEPRTVRLVYPGEADIEQGRISVLTPVGAALIGLTAGQSIEWTDRDGKSRRLSVLEVGVEDLAMVS; translated from the coding sequence ATGACCACCGCCACACGCCGGCGACGCTTGCCGGCCATCACCCTCGCCCGCTCCGATCACGAGCGCCTTGCCAATCTCGCCGACGCGCTTGCCGATCGTGACCCTGCCGCCGCCGACCAGTTGGCCGCCGAGCTCGAACGCGCGCGCGTCGTCGCCGACGATCGTCTGGCGCAGGGAACCGTGCGCATGGGCGCGGCCGTGCGCTTCAGCCTGGACGGAGCCGAGCCTCGGACCGTTCGCCTGGTTTACCCGGGCGAGGCGGACATCGAGCAGGGGCGCATTTCCGTGCTGACGCCGGTTGGGGCGGCGCTGATCGGCCTGACCGCTGGTCAGAGCATCGAGTGGACGGATCGCGACGGCAAGTCCCGCCGCCTGAGTGTGCTGGAAGTTGGGGTGGAGGATCTGGCCATGGTGTCGTGA
- the gdhA gene encoding NADP-specific glutamate dehydrogenase, protein MVSIDEKLAPILSEVLCRNPAEAEFHQAVREVLESLGHVVAKHPDYLADALIERICEPERQIIFRVPWTDDHGQVHINRGFRVQFNSALGPYKGGLRFHPSVNLGIIKFLGFEQIFKNALTGLPIGGGKGGSDFDPKGRSDGEIMRFCQSFMIELNRHLGEHTDVPAGDIGVGGREIGWMFGQYKRLTNRFEAGVFTGKGLSYGGSLVRREATGYGTVYFTSAMLATKGADLEGRRIVVSGSGNVAVYAMEKAIRRGGKVVACSDSSGYIVDDEGIDLDLIKEIKEVRRARISDYVELKHKGTHFVPTGKGSIWDVPCEVALPCATQNELSGRDAATLIGNGVIAVAEGANMPSTPEAVHAFQAAGVLFGPGKAANAGGVATSALEMQQNASRDSWTFEATRERLAGIMSGIHDRCAETASEYGVAGNYVLGANIAGFIRVAEAMRAQGII, encoded by the coding sequence GTGGTTTCTATCGATGAAAAGCTAGCCCCAATCCTGTCGGAAGTGCTTTGCCGCAATCCGGCGGAAGCCGAGTTCCATCAGGCTGTGCGCGAAGTGCTGGAAAGCCTTGGCCACGTGGTGGCCAAACACCCGGACTATTTGGCCGACGCCCTGATCGAACGCATCTGCGAGCCCGAGCGCCAGATCATTTTCCGTGTTCCCTGGACCGACGATCATGGTCAGGTTCACATCAACCGCGGCTTCCGCGTCCAGTTCAACTCCGCCCTCGGCCCCTACAAGGGCGGCCTGCGGTTCCACCCCTCGGTCAACCTCGGCATCATCAAGTTCCTGGGCTTTGAGCAGATCTTCAAGAATGCCCTGACCGGCCTGCCGATCGGCGGCGGCAAGGGCGGTTCCGACTTCGACCCCAAGGGCCGGTCGGATGGCGAAATCATGCGCTTCTGCCAGTCCTTCATGATCGAACTCAACCGGCATCTCGGCGAGCACACCGACGTTCCGGCCGGTGACATCGGCGTCGGCGGCCGTGAGATCGGCTGGATGTTCGGTCAGTACAAGCGCCTGACCAACCGTTTCGAGGCCGGCGTGTTCACCGGAAAGGGGCTCAGCTACGGCGGTTCCCTGGTACGGCGCGAAGCGACCGGCTACGGCACCGTCTATTTCACCAGCGCCATGCTGGCGACCAAGGGCGCCGATCTCGAAGGTCGTCGGATCGTGGTCTCCGGCTCGGGCAACGTGGCCGTTTACGCCATGGAGAAGGCCATCCGGCGCGGCGGCAAGGTGGTGGCCTGCTCCGATAGCTCCGGCTACATCGTCGACGACGAGGGCATCGATCTCGACCTGATAAAGGAAATCAAGGAAGTGCGGCGGGCTCGTATCTCGGACTACGTCGAGCTGAAGCACAAGGGGACCCACTTCGTTCCGACCGGCAAGGGCAGCATCTGGGATGTGCCCTGCGAGGTCGCGCTGCCCTGTGCAACGCAGAACGAGCTCTCCGGCCGCGATGCCGCGACGCTGATCGGCAATGGCGTCATCGCTGTCGCAGAAGGCGCCAACATGCCCTCAACCCCGGAAGCAGTGCATGCCTTCCAGGCAGCCGGCGTCCTGTTCGGCCCGGGCAAGGCCGCCAACGCCGGTGGCGTCGCCACGTCGGCCTTGGAGATGCAGCAGAATGCCAGCCGTGACAGCTGGACTTTCGAGGCGACGCGCGAGCGGCTGGCTGGGATCATGAGCGGTATCCACGATCGCTGCGCCGAAACAGCCAGCGAATATGGCGTTGCCGGCAACTATGTGCTGGGTGCCAATATCGCCGGCTTCATTCGTGTTGCCGAGGCCATGCGCGCCCAGGGCATCATCTGA
- a CDS encoding response regulator, whose product MARLSGPFIPAIEDAAARRLRLVDASDTGVERRAITVLHIGDAPEDTFLIGRLVGALPSFAATFVAAGTREAALSALSRQPCDVVLCEFWMAGRTTMALIDEIKRVADVPVILTSALDNDDIELIGRRAGADGLLTKSDLAVATLDRVFSTLLPRRQAARRDAATMLRALMSNLYAAGLALRPERSADRSANQEIKRAALARSIADLEAASRFGAGVQRFDAIPFFTDAVKKQDLRADAGGTVTFLAPSLPLPIETSPTLYADLVEGFLAEAGDAAAAGGVATVSLRAASGRLIATVRQSGGKPIAADTEARAAAAERRLLIEGLARACGGVVAFSTRSGHALEVPLRLSGG is encoded by the coding sequence ATGGCTCGACTGTCGGGGCCGTTCATTCCAGCCATCGAAGACGCGGCCGCGCGGCGCCTTCGTCTCGTCGACGCGTCGGATACCGGCGTTGAGCGGCGGGCGATCACCGTTCTTCATATTGGCGACGCGCCGGAGGACACCTTCCTGATCGGCCGTCTCGTCGGCGCGCTGCCCAGCTTCGCCGCCACCTTCGTTGCGGCCGGCACGCGCGAAGCGGCGCTTTCGGCATTGTCGCGCCAGCCTTGCGATGTCGTGCTCTGCGAGTTCTGGATGGCCGGGCGCACCACCATGGCGCTGATCGACGAGATCAAGAGGGTCGCCGACGTGCCGGTGATCCTGACCTCGGCGCTCGACAATGACGACATCGAGCTGATCGGTCGCCGGGCCGGCGCCGACGGACTGCTCACCAAGAGCGATCTCGCAGTGGCAACGCTCGACAGGGTTTTCTCGACGCTGCTTCCACGGCGGCAGGCCGCGCGTCGCGATGCGGCCACGATGCTGAGAGCGCTGATGTCCAACCTTTATGCGGCCGGACTTGCGCTTCGCCCCGAACGGAGCGCCGATCGTTCGGCGAACCAGGAGATCAAGCGCGCCGCCCTCGCCCGTTCGATCGCCGACCTCGAAGCCGCCAGCCGGTTCGGTGCCGGCGTTCAGCGCTTCGATGCCATACCGTTCTTCACCGATGCGGTGAAGAAGCAGGACCTCAGAGCGGACGCCGGGGGCACCGTCACCTTCCTTGCCCCCTCGCTGCCGCTACCGATCGAAACCAGTCCGACGCTTTATGCCGATCTCGTCGAAGGCTTCCTAGCGGAAGCCGGCGATGCGGCGGCGGCAGGCGGCGTGGCAACCGTTTCGCTCAGGGCTGCGTCCGGCCGCCTCATCGCCACGGTTCGCCAGTCGGGCGGGAAACCCATAGCGGCCGACACCGAGGCCCGCGCGGCAGCTGCCGAGCGGCGTTTGCTGATCGAAGGGCTGGCGCGAGCTTGCGGCGGTGTCGTGGCGTTCTCGACCAGAAGCGGGCACGCTCTCGAGGTACCACTCCGCCTTTCCGGCGGCTAA
- the galE gene encoding UDP-glucose 4-epimerase GalE, whose amino-acid sequence MSILVTGGAGYIGSHMVHALVDRGESVVVLDNLSTGYDAVIPGSATLVVGDIGDGDLVDKLIADHGITAVAHFAGSIVVPDSVTDPLSYYENNTVKSRSLIAAAVRGKVKAFLFSSTAAVYGEPGVDLIDEAVPLGPVSPYGSSKWMTEIMLRDSAFAYGFRYAALRYFNVAGADPKGRTGQSTKRATHLIKIAAQAALGQRDGMDVFGTDYPTPDGTCLRDYIHVSDLIEAHVLALKHLMNGGDTFVANAGYGHGFSVLEVIDAVKRVSGVNFPVRMAPRRAGDPPSLVADSSRLRSITGWQPKLDDLDTIVGHALAWEKSLAGRNIQR is encoded by the coding sequence ATGTCCATTCTGGTGACCGGTGGCGCCGGCTATATTGGCAGCCACATGGTGCATGCTCTCGTCGACCGTGGCGAGAGCGTTGTCGTGCTCGACAACCTTTCGACCGGCTACGATGCCGTCATTCCCGGTTCGGCGACGCTGGTCGTCGGCGACATCGGAGATGGCGATCTGGTCGACAAGCTGATCGCCGATCACGGCATCACTGCCGTCGCCCATTTCGCCGGTTCGATCGTGGTGCCGGATTCGGTGACCGATCCGCTATCCTACTACGAGAACAACACGGTGAAATCGCGCTCGCTGATCGCGGCGGCGGTGCGCGGCAAGGTCAAGGCCTTCCTGTTCTCCTCGACGGCCGCCGTCTATGGCGAGCCCGGCGTCGATCTGATCGACGAAGCGGTGCCGCTCGGACCGGTCTCGCCCTACGGCTCGTCCAAATGGATGACCGAGATCATGCTGCGCGACAGCGCCTTCGCCTACGGCTTCCGCTACGCGGCGCTGCGCTATTTCAACGTCGCCGGCGCCGATCCGAAGGGGCGCACGGGCCAGTCGACCAAGCGCGCCACCCATCTCATCAAAATCGCCGCTCAGGCCGCCCTCGGACAGCGCGATGGCATGGACGTGTTTGGCACCGACTATCCCACCCCCGACGGCACCTGCCTCAGGGACTACATTCACGTCAGCGACCTCATCGAGGCGCATGTGCTGGCGCTGAAGCACCTGATGAACGGCGGCGACACCTTCGTCGCCAATGCCGGCTATGGTCACGGCTTCTCCGTGCTTGAGGTGATCGATGCGGTGAAGCGCGTGTCCGGCGTGAACTTCCCCGTTCGTATGGCGCCGCGTCGCGCTGGCGATCCGCCGTCGCTGGTTGCCGATTCGAGCCGGCTGCGTTCCATCACCGGCTGGCAGCCCAAGCTCGACGATCTCGATACCATCGTCGGCCACGCCCTGGCGTGGGAGAAATCGCTGGCCGGCCGCAACATCCAGCGCTGA
- the kdsA gene encoding 3-deoxy-8-phosphooctulonate synthase, with the protein MAVATPQKAVTVGSVTFDNTAPFVLIAGPCQIESREHALKIATFLADTAKAAGVPFVFKASYDKANRTSLKGTRGVGIEAGLSILAEIRDRLGCPVLTDVHDIEQTRRAGDVVDVLQIPAFLCRQTDLLIAAGETGKVVNVKKGQFLAPWDMQNVADKVASTGNERILLTDRGTSFGYGALVTDFRGLPTMAETGYPIVFDATHSVQEPGGRGSSSGGKRVFAPALARAAVAVGCSAVFIEAHDDPDRAPSDGPNMLPLPWIAPLLSDLKALDAVAKGRALTEAY; encoded by the coding sequence ATGGCCGTCGCCACGCCGCAAAAAGCCGTCACCGTCGGCTCCGTCACCTTCGACAACACCGCCCCCTTCGTGCTCATCGCCGGTCCCTGCCAGATCGAGAGCCGCGAACACGCGCTGAAGATCGCCACCTTCCTGGCGGACACGGCCAAGGCGGCCGGCGTGCCCTTCGTATTCAAGGCCTCCTATGACAAGGCCAACCGGACCTCGCTGAAGGGGACACGTGGCGTAGGCATCGAGGCCGGCTTGTCTATTCTCGCCGAAATCCGCGATCGCCTGGGCTGCCCCGTGCTCACCGACGTCCATGACATCGAGCAGACCCGTCGGGCGGGCGATGTGGTCGATGTCCTGCAAATTCCGGCATTTCTTTGCCGTCAGACCGACCTCCTGATCGCCGCTGGCGAGACCGGCAAGGTCGTCAATGTCAAAAAAGGGCAGTTCCTGGCGCCCTGGGACATGCAGAACGTCGCCGACAAGGTGGCCTCGACGGGCAACGAGCGCATTCTCCTCACCGATCGCGGCACGTCCTTCGGCTACGGCGCCCTGGTCACCGATTTCCGGGGGCTGCCGACCATGGCCGAAACCGGTTATCCGATTGTCTTCGATGCCACCCATTCGGTGCAGGAGCCCGGCGGTCGTGGCTCGTCATCGGGCGGCAAGCGCGTATTCGCTCCGGCACTGGCCAGGGCGGCTGTAGCGGTCGGTTGCTCGGCCGTGTTCATCGAGGCGCACGACGATCCGGACCGGGCGCCTTCGGACGGGCCGAACATGCTGCCGCTGCCCTGGATCGCGCCGCTTCTTTCCGATCTCAAGGCGCTCGACGCCGTCGCCAAGGGGCGGGCACTCACCGAGGCCTACTGA
- a CDS encoding ATP-binding protein, with protein MRVGKSTAQDHPLRGALLYVVVGFLFLVSAVAVFTILIRQQADVSDLEETRTLATAYRLDRAAEKLLRSVETARRDPTEASAQTVTARFVLFGAAARDFAVTAPEGTDVGAVTKAVADARTLIDRLASTPKIDEETLDALGNRLSDLPAITSRVATFAETAEIVARSEERMLREKLYRVLVVLVGALTLSMCIFIFSLIRQIREIWSSRLRLEAMAAELKQAVAAAEAANQAKSAFLATMSHEIRTPINGVLGMAHLLKDTQLDAEQRGFATNIETCGRSLIALVNDILDFSKLEAGSFDVDRIVFDPVGTAEAAMSMVEASVREKGLVAVLAPEIAMNARYSGDPTRVRQVLINFLSNAVKFTESGMIAVRIREVNGGERPVLRFEVEDTGTGISEEGQKRLFKEFSQVDASITRRFGGTGLGLAISRRIVEGLGGAIGVKSREGRGSTFFFELPLERADAADVDPAPLHGASVWVKGRTSTETAAIVATFAYFGAGAAEREQGADIAIVVTALPPDHQRARLDIAFSQTAPRVAGKPGRPANTLTPAIVAASIAGSLATEDKRRSPGEEAAVPKGLRVLVVEDNRINQQVALRLLARLGIEAALAENGAEALAMVNAREFDIVFMDMQMPVMDGLEATRAIRRSSGHGRNVPIVAMTANAFAADREACRKAGMNGFLPKPVERDDLLSVLAALSEGKVPATRRTVTREAARAETVNRRRVDALLRELGPEDTAFLLDSFATDVAGLLSDLSAALERGDAELAKRSLHTLKGASANVGFDDLSRQAAALMAELPDPDVGALGKLMMTIAGAGSVVAGLKAEFAKTSAASEAEAVQ; from the coding sequence ATGCGTGTCGGAAAGTCCACGGCACAAGATCATCCGCTCAGGGGCGCACTGCTCTATGTCGTCGTCGGCTTCCTGTTCCTGGTTTCCGCCGTCGCCGTCTTTACCATCCTGATCCGCCAACAGGCGGACGTGAGCGATCTTGAAGAGACGCGGACCCTTGCCACCGCCTATCGGCTCGACAGGGCAGCCGAAAAGCTGTTGCGCTCAGTAGAAACGGCCAGGCGGGATCCTACGGAAGCCAGCGCGCAGACGGTCACCGCGCGCTTTGTGCTGTTCGGTGCCGCCGCGCGCGATTTTGCGGTGACGGCGCCCGAAGGTACCGACGTCGGCGCGGTGACGAAAGCCGTGGCGGACGCGAGGACACTCATCGACCGTCTGGCCAGCACGCCGAAGATCGACGAAGAGACCCTCGACGCGCTCGGCAACCGCCTGAGCGATCTCCCGGCCATCACGTCCCGAGTGGCGACCTTCGCGGAGACGGCGGAAATCGTTGCCCGATCCGAGGAGCGGATGCTGCGCGAGAAGCTCTATCGCGTGCTTGTCGTCCTGGTCGGCGCGCTGACGCTTTCCATGTGCATCTTCATCTTCAGCCTGATCCGGCAGATCCGCGAGATCTGGAGTTCGAGACTGCGCCTTGAGGCCATGGCCGCCGAACTCAAGCAGGCCGTCGCCGCAGCCGAGGCGGCCAACCAGGCGAAGTCGGCCTTTCTCGCCACCATGAGCCACGAGATTCGCACCCCGATCAACGGCGTGCTGGGTATGGCGCATCTTCTCAAGGACACGCAGCTCGATGCCGAACAGCGCGGCTTTGCCACCAACATCGAAACCTGTGGCCGCAGCCTGATCGCCCTCGTCAACGACATCCTCGATTTTTCCAAGCTGGAGGCCGGCTCTTTCGACGTCGACCGCATCGTCTTCGATCCGGTGGGCACGGCCGAGGCGGCGATGTCCATGGTGGAGGCATCCGTTCGCGAGAAGGGCCTTGTCGCCGTTCTGGCGCCTGAGATCGCCATGAACGCCCGTTATTCAGGCGACCCGACGCGCGTTCGTCAGGTGCTGATCAACTTCCTGTCCAACGCGGTCAAGTTCACCGAGAGCGGCATGATCGCCGTACGAATCCGCGAAGTGAACGGCGGCGAGCGCCCGGTTCTCCGCTTTGAGGTGGAAGATACCGGCACCGGCATTTCCGAAGAGGGTCAGAAGCGCCTGTTCAAGGAGTTCTCGCAAGTCGATGCGTCGATTACCCGCCGGTTCGGCGGAACCGGTCTCGGGCTCGCCATCAGCCGGCGCATCGTCGAGGGACTGGGTGGCGCGATCGGCGTCAAGAGCCGCGAAGGGCGAGGCTCCACCTTCTTCTTCGAGCTACCGCTTGAACGAGCCGATGCGGCCGACGTCGATCCGGCTCCGCTCCACGGCGCCAGCGTTTGGGTGAAGGGGCGGACCTCCACCGAGACCGCCGCGATCGTCGCGACCTTCGCCTACTTCGGCGCCGGAGCCGCGGAGCGCGAGCAAGGTGCCGACATCGCGATCGTCGTCACGGCCCTGCCGCCGGACCATCAGCGCGCGCGCCTCGACATCGCCTTCTCGCAGACGGCCCCCCGTGTCGCCGGCAAACCCGGCCGCCCTGCCAATACCTTGACGCCGGCCATCGTCGCCGCTTCGATCGCCGGAAGTCTCGCGACGGAAGACAAGCGCCGTAGCCCGGGCGAAGAGGCCGCCGTGCCGAAGGGACTGAGGGTGCTGGTGGTCGAGGACAATCGCATCAACCAGCAAGTGGCGCTCCGCCTGCTCGCCCGCCTCGGCATCGAGGCCGCATTGGCCGAAAACGGCGCCGAAGCGCTGGCCATGGTCAACGCCCGCGAGTTCGATATCGTGTTCATGGACATGCAGATGCCGGTGATGGACGGCCTGGAGGCGACGCGCGCCATCCGCCGGTCGAGCGGGCATGGCCGTAACGTGCCGATCGTCGCCATGACCGCCAACGCCTTCGCCGCCGACCGCGAAGCGTGCCGCAAGGCCGGCATGAACGGCTTCCTGCCCAAGCCCGTCGAACGTGACGATCTGCTGTCGGTTCTCGCCGCACTATCCGAGGGCAAGGTACCGGCGACGCGGCGAACCGTCACACGCGAAGCGGCGCGTGCAGAAACGGTCAATCGCCGCCGGGTCGACGCGCTCCTGCGCGAGCTCGGTCCGGAGGATACCGCCTTCCTGCTCGACTCCTTCGCCACCGACGTCGCGGGTCTCCTCTCCGACCTTTCGGCGGCGCTCGAACGCGGCGACGCGGAACTCGCCAAGCGCAGCCTGCACACGCTGAAGGGCGCATCGGCCAACGTCGGCTTCGACGACCTGTCGCGGCAGGCGGCGGCGTTGATGGCCGAACTGCCGGACCCAGACGTCGGCGCCCTCGGCAAGCTCATGATGACCATCGCCGGCGCCGGCAGCGTCGTTGCCGGCCTCAAGGCGGAGTTCGCCAAGACATCCGCGGCCAGTGAGGCGGAAGCCGTTCAGTAG
- a CDS encoding HD domain-containing phosphohydrolase, with the protein MKLLLVDDNPSNLFMLGKLAQSSGIADVQSFRDPLQALDEARRTRFDLIIVDYMMPGIDGLTLIREVRSLPDYVDVPIVMVTTVDQREICYAALEAGATDFLTKPVDMAEAKARLRNLAMLREMQNKLRDRADWLQTEVQKATHDRLGLEEEIILRLARAVERRDPAIGSHLVRVARTARELAEELGQGETYCQDLYIASLMHDIGKLGLSDDLLHKTGPYTTEERRRMQAHTLIGGEILEGSRSRVIRLAAEIAETHHEFWNGTGYPRALKETAIPLAGRIVAVADVFDALTSERPYKAAWTAEEAARYIADNAGQQFDPEVARAFSLRYFRILKIREQAGTPFGFAA; encoded by the coding sequence ATGAAGCTCCTTCTGGTCGACGACAACCCAAGTAATCTTTTCATGCTCGGCAAGCTGGCGCAGAGCTCCGGCATCGCCGACGTGCAGTCGTTTCGCGACCCCTTGCAGGCGCTCGACGAGGCCCGCCGAACCCGCTTCGACCTGATCATCGTCGATTACATGATGCCGGGGATCGACGGGCTCACTCTCATCCGCGAGGTGCGCAGCCTTCCCGATTATGTCGACGTGCCCATCGTCATGGTCACCACTGTCGACCAGCGGGAGATCTGCTACGCAGCCCTCGAGGCCGGAGCGACCGACTTTCTCACCAAGCCGGTCGACATGGCCGAGGCCAAGGCGCGGCTTCGCAATCTCGCGATGCTGCGCGAGATGCAGAACAAGCTCAGGGACCGCGCCGACTGGCTGCAGACCGAGGTGCAGAAGGCCACCCACGATCGGTTGGGTCTCGAAGAGGAGATCATCCTGCGTCTCGCCCGCGCCGTGGAGCGCCGCGATCCCGCGATCGGCAGTCACCTGGTACGCGTCGCCCGCACGGCCCGCGAACTCGCAGAGGAGCTCGGCCAGGGCGAGACCTACTGCCAAGACCTCTACATCGCCTCGCTGATGCACGACATCGGCAAACTCGGCCTATCCGACGACCTTCTTCACAAGACCGGTCCCTACACGACCGAGGAGCGCCGCCGAATGCAGGCGCATACCCTGATCGGCGGCGAGATTCTCGAAGGCTCCCGGTCGCGCGTCATTCGCCTCGCCGCCGAGATCGCCGAGACGCACCACGAGTTCTGGAACGGGACCGGCTATCCGCGCGCCCTCAAGGAAACGGCGATACCGCTCGCCGGACGTATCGTCGCCGTCGCCGACGTGTTCGATGCGCTGACCTCCGAGCGCCCCTACAAGGCCGCGTGGACGGCGGAAGAGGCTGCCCGCTACATCGCCGACAACGCCGGCCAGCAGTTCGATCCAGAGGTCGCGAGGGCGTTTTCGTTGCGCTACTTCCGCATCCTGAAGATCCGGGAACAGGCTGGAACACCCTTCGGCTTCGCCGCCTGA